A window from Prinia subflava isolate CZ2003 ecotype Zambia chromosome Z, Cam_Psub_1.2, whole genome shotgun sequence encodes these proteins:
- the LOC134563521 gene encoding endogenous retrovirus group K member 8 Gag polyprotein-like: MAPPTYPMSPPFVAAQTPPSVPPFSHADTPPTPAPWPALGAEPGTSPHPGRRPSWNGSSHAASSGSHGREPEDNSDGNQEVHLSAAPVTYRRARGGGDPKPNWQPFSQTIIRDLCKAHKEFGRESPYFRGLLQADLAAATTLPADLKQLFSCLMTPAEFELWLAAFRQALREELPNLPLPAIDEGGNPLTVELLGGEGSFESPQIQALLIPPAVLPRVRDLACKAFFTMQPRAPLPPFTQIRQGDTESFVDFVDKMTRALEIQVTDGLARKRILEEIVFANANNVCKQAILSLPPEPPRTLQVMLQVCQQKVPFLLQHMTTTSKQGTRQVHAAEDATLRRPQARKLAASNPARARVECYLCHEKGHFVSQCPHNLLAKPRPQQEDSEHNSKN; the protein is encoded by the coding sequence atggctcctcccacatacccgatgtctcctccctttgtggccgcccaaaccccgccttcggtccctcccttttcccacgctgacactcctcccactcctgccccctggcccgccctaggggcggagccaggcacttctccccaccccggaaggaggccatcttggaatggtagttcccacgctgcctcttccggttcccacggtagggaaccggaagacaacagcgatggaaaccaggaagtgcatctctcagctgcgcctgtcacctaccgaagGGCTCGCGGGGGTGGCGACCCTAAACCGAATTGGCAGCCATTTTCACAAACTATAATTCGAGATTTATGTAAGGCGCACAAagagtttgggagagagagcccgtacttccgcggcctccttcaggcagaccTAGCAGCTGCgacaacccttcctgcagacttaaagcaattattttcttgcctgatgacaccggctgaatttgaattatggctTGCTGCGTTTAGGCAAGCCCTGCGGGAAGAGCTGCCGAACCTGCCACTCCCAGCAATTGATGAGGGAGGTAATCCCCTTACTGTTGaattgctgggaggagaaggttccttcgagtcccctcaaattcaggcactgctcattccaccagcagttttgcctAGGGTGCGAGACctggcctgcaaagcctttttcacgaTGCAGCCTCGTGCACCCCTGCCGCCATTCACCCAGATTAGGCAAGgggacacagaatcatttgtagatttcgtggacaagatgactagggctttagaaatacaagtaaCGGACGGGCTCGCCCgtaagagaattttggaggagattgtttttgctaatgctaataatgtgtgcaaacaagcgattttaagtctccctccagaacccccacggactctacaggtgatgctgcaagtttgccagcaaaaggtccctttcctgcttcaacaTATGACCACCACAAGCAAGCAGGGAACTCGGCAGGTGCATGCTGCGGAAGATGCGACTCTTCGTCGCCCACAGGCTCGCAAGCTGGCAGCGTCGAACCCAGCCAGAGCACGGGTCGAGTGctacctctgcc